The DNA sequence CAGCATCTCAAGAATCCCAGAGGTGATGAAAGGGGTAGGGACCGGAAGCAGTCACTTTACTTATAggtcactggaaaaaaaaaagagcctttGCTACAGAAATAACAGCAAAAGCAGCTatgattaaagaaataactAAACAAGTGGAGATTACTGTTTTAGAATTTTCTGAGAAAAACGCTAAACGTCTTTACCATCGGCTGTAAATGCTAGACTCCCTCTACTGGTCTCAAacagtgacattttaaataataGTTCATTATTTCCAAAAGGTTAATGCAACGTTCTCAGTATTTGAGTGGACGCAGCAGCAATGACCTGCAGTAAAAGGTTTCCGTCTTCAGTGAGAGACCTGGATAAGATAGTCTGACATTCACATGCAGCCCAACAACATGCTGCACTTTatgcaggcaaaaaaaacaaaaaacgagtTTATTAgggatatttgtttttttaggagagAATGTCAAAAAATTTGGAGTCTTTTTTCTCCATAACAATATAAAGTCATGacataaaaaacctttttatttgaaGTGTCTTTTAATAAAGTAATACAAATGTACAGTAtaaaaatattcacaaaaagaaaagaaggtcTAATGCGAGTTCTTGATCCAgaattgtaacatttttttacactttgccATGTAAGAATTATTTGGACATTTTGTTTCTTACAGTTGAAAGCAAATTCttgctttaaaaaattcaaccatcataaaatgtttacattatcAACATAATTACTCATAATGCACAATGTAAACTTAATTGTTCATATCCACAATGATGATTCTGAGGGAGTTTCTATTTATTATTTCAGTTAACTACATTGGTGTGTGTGAATGCTGTGAGGGGGTGGAGGGAGAGGCAGCGGTGTTGGAGGAGGAGAGTGACGGAGTGGGCTGTGGGTTGccacaggaggaggaagaggaggatgtggAGGCGGCCAtggctgctgctgatgatgaaGTCTCGATCAAGCTGCTGTGGGTAATGAAGCGCAGGCGCAGCTTCATGGCCGGACGCAGAGTCATGATGATTTTCTCCACCTGGacggagaggaagaagatgatggAGGTTCCAATCCAGACAGTTAGACAAACCAAGAAATGTTCAACAAGTAATCAAACAAGGACCTGCTTTGATTCTGCCCagagaaaatacacattttattagTGTTTTATTACTGACCTatactatattaccaaaagcaTTGGCTAATTTGCCTTGACTcaccattcctaacccatagagttcaataagatgttggtccaccttttgcagcttttacagcttcaactcttctaggAAGACTGTctacaaggttgaggagtgtttgTAGGAATTTTTGAACATTCTTCCAAAAGGgtattggtgaggtcacacagtgatattggtggagaaggcctggctctcagtctccactgtaattcatcccaaaggggTTCTATGGGGtacaggtcaggactctgtgcaggccagactctgtcatccatgtctttatggttCTTGGtttgtgcactggtgcacagtcatgttggaagagggaGGGGTTCgttccaaactgttcccacaagggtGGGAGGTTTTGGTGTCCTGAAGctttcagagttcctttcactggaactcaggggccaagcccaagtcctgaGAAACAGCCCCACACCACAAtccctccaccaaatttcacacccGGACAATGCAGTCCAAAATGTACCGTTGTCCTGGCAACCTTCAAATCCAGACTCATTCATCAAATTTCCAGATGATAAagtgtgattcatcactccagaaaacatgtctccactgctctagagtcaaGTGGTGCTGTGTTTTCCACCACTGCATCAGatgctttgcattgcacttgtgtggcttggatgcagctgctcggccatggaaaaACATTCCATGCAGCTCTCTGTGTTTCTttacttgggctaatctgaatgTCACATGAAGTCTGGAGCTCTGTAGCCACTGACTGAGCAGAAAGTCGGTGACCTCTTTGCACTATATGCTCCtcagcatccgctgaccccCCTCTGTCAGTTTACATGGTCTACCACTtcatggctgagttgctgttgttcccagactcttccattttgttctgatagagctgacagttgactgtggaatatttaagAGCAAGGAAACcgctggatttgttgcacaggtggcatcCTATGAAAGTTCCAcgctgattctgatcatttggatgggagagccaatacttttggtaatatagtgtatctGTTCACAtgctgtcctgctagcttacagcccctcacaccccaaacctaaTATTAGCGGTCCAACtacaatggtgagcaatattggagccatgaAGTCGTTCCGTTTTCAGTCGGCGAGGAAAAcgtgtattttctgtcacaaatatgatcttttttttttttaatggcattttttcgtctTCTCCTGAGTCACAAcagtttagattaaaaaaaatattcagaaacgtaattttaagcctaattttcttttcatatgtcctccataatcagaaaaacaccacaagaacatgttaaaaccaacaaaaacataattttcattgtgGTGGCTCTTTAAGTAAAGTAagaatggatgtttttttttttagctcaccTGCTCCTTTACACTGTCTCCAGTGTACATGTACTTGATGTGGTACAGGAAATCACAAATCGGATCCATGTAGCTGAGATGTTGGCAGTTTTGGTCGACAGCTTGCAGCATCTCATAAAAAGCTACACCAATCTGAAACACACATCCACAAGTTCCaatcaaacaaatgaatctTTCTGTAATTTAGTCATTTACAACCAGGCCTTCGGAAAGCACCTCCAGCATGCATCGAGTCCTTTCTTGCTGGAAGCGCTGCAGGAACGGCCCCACGAGGTGGTACACGTACAGGAGCTGGAACTCTGTCTGCACAATGGGCTTCAGAACCTCTGACAGGAATCTGAGAGGCAAGAGCGAGATGACACGAGGGAAGGCAAAAGGGTTTgtcgggaaaaaaaaaaagccagagaaAGACCCTTACTTGGGCGTCAGAGACAGCTGTCCGATGGATGAGTGATGCCAGACGGCGTGGGCTAGTGCCAGCACGTAGCTGCAGTTCATCTCGCTGTAGCTTTGGTGACAGGCTGTGAAGTCCAGCAAAGCAAAGGGATAACCCACCCAATCTGTCTCTGATGTCAGAGCAGGGGAGCTGATCACAGACACTATGCGGTCATGGAGAACAACCCAGTACGGCTCCTGTTAAGAGAATATGAGTTAACTAGAAGAAAAATTAGAGGTCCATTCCCACTGATTCTTTTCTTACAGGAAGAGCGGTGATCACCAGCCCGATGGCGTTCATCCACGCTGTGATGCTCTCTCTGGGAACCAGGGGTTGGCTAAgagacggaaaaaaaaagatcaaaagaaaaatctcaattgttcaataaaaaatcctaaaaaaacaaacaaaacaaaaaaacctcttCAAGACGACATTGAGCAGAGCGTTGCCGACGTCTTTTCCCGGCACAGCCAAAGCCATCAGCTCCACGCAGGTGACATGCAGAGCGTGCGCCGCAGGGTTGGGAAACTCGTTGAACCTCCAATCACAGTTAGGGAAGGGGCCGGGTGTTTTTCCTGCCATGGGTGAGAGCGTTAAGGACAAAAGCTCGCTACACAAGAAAACAAGATTAGCCATTTGTCCAACTCTGACTCTGCAGCATCTGTATATCCACAGGAGCGCTTCATATTGATTTCTCATTATGAATGCCTCTTTTGGAGGCTTTACTATAAAATAGACTTTTAATTACAACCTCTTTAGAGCCATTAAGGGAGAtattctttgtatttttcccAGGTGCCCCACAGACACCGGCCTCTCCATCATTCTGATTCCATCTAACATTGTTATGGGGAGCAGAGAGACTAATAAAGGATATTGTCCACGAGGCGTCCAATCAGCTTGCAGTAGTAGGTGTCATCAGGGATCCAGACGTTGTCCTCCCTTGCGTTCATGCCACACTTCATGTAGGTTTCACTGAGACCCCATCCTGGGGTACGGTTGTCCTAGAAAAACACAGAGGtgttaaagctgctgctgctgcaaaaaaacaaaaagtgtgagGATCAAAAGGCACTGTGGGTATCTTCATGCCTTCAGCGAGGACATGATGGCGTGGACCAGCTTCCTCTTCAGGTTGGTTCTGTCCCTCAGATGCCGCTCATAGTAGTGCAGAGTATTGTAGAGATACGTCACTGGGCGGTCTGTGCACAGACGAAAAAGTAAACCGCTGCAAGCCTCCTCCCTCTGCAGAGTCCACGATCTTTGTCCTCACTCACCATGGAATTTGTAGAGTCCGCCCAGATGATCCAGCAGCGTCTCCAACGACTTGGAGACTGGGAGAAGCTCCAAGAAGCGGTGAATGACGATGTCAAAGACAGGCAGGAAACGCAGGCACACGTTACCAAAGTAGATGGGGAGGTATTGAGGCTGTTGCTGTATGGGAGGGTTGACTTGGTCCGCCAGGCCCTCAAAGTACAGCTTCTCAGGGTATTTCTGACCAGAAGAtcaatcacttgttactaaaaatcTGCTTCAAGTGCCTACATTTTTAGGCATTTAACCGGAAaaccaaatgtgtgttttttttaaatgtcctttaGTCTGTTTGTACCTTGTGGTAGTTCATGTGTTTGCTGTGCCAGTCGCTCTGCAGCCAATGCTCCGGAGAGTTCTCCTTCACAAAGTCACTGACTCTGTTCCTGAAGTCATTCGGCTTCAACAGAAGCAGCTGGATTATGAAGTAGCAGACCTGAGCCTCGTTTCCCTCGTGGCTGCGCATCGCCTGCAGGCGGAGGACACGCGCAGACATTCGAATCAGGCACTAATGAGCTTGTTGAGGCTATTCCAAATTCCTCTTAGCGTCCTTACCAGACACAGGATGAGCCTGTCCAGAGTGACGATGTTGTACTTCCAGACCATGTCGTTGAGGATCTCAATGCACTTGTTGAGCTGCTGACCGCCCGCCGACGTGGAGAACTCGTAGACGAGGAAGTCGGCAAACGTGCGCACGTGAGCCACCAGTGCACGGGCTCCAATGCGCTCCAAGACTCTGTCGACGAAAAGTATGAATTGAGAAGCAAACACAGTTTCATCCAGCGATACGGCAGCCTTCTCCCTCCGGATCAATTAGTCGCAGATGTCATTTATAGACTTATGAACCCCCTCCCTTCCCCAGAGCCGCTTAATAGGACTGTAAAATGCTGTAACGACACTGGGGAGAAGCATCATTAACTCGTAATTTATCAGAGTAACCTCAGTGGTGTCTGTAGTGCTGAGAGGAACATGATTACAAGcaaattgtgcttttttaaaacCCTAAAATGAGACGCAGAAACCAAACCTGAAGCCAATCTGGTTGATGTGGTCCGTCTCCAACAGCATCTTCCAAAGCAAACAGAGGAAGAGCGGAGGAGAGCCCTGCATGGAGAAGTGGGTGATGATGTCATTCTCAATGGCCATGGACTTCCATttcctgtactcctcctccacGTTCTTCTTCAGGTTGAAGCGGGACTCCTGCGGGACGTTGTTCTGCTTGAAGAACGCCTGAAGAGAACACAGGAGTGATGAAAACTCTGGCCGGGGGGGGGGATTTCTGCTGATGGCTTTGATGTGAGAACCTGCAGCGGAGCGGGGAAGCAGGACAGAGTGTGCGACGCCCAGTTATGAGGCGTGAAGGACATGATGGTGTGCAGGATGTCTTTACACCACGTCCCGTGGATGGAATCCGACCCCGTGAAAAAATCTACGCAGAACCAAAGTGACGGATGAGAATCAAAAACAACCATGACAACCCAGCTTTGAGATAACAGACAGgaaagtacggtggccctatGGCGCAAATCACATCAGcaaacacaattataaaaagcaaaacaaaaaaacaacattacattttaaaaaatttaaaacaaattccggaaatcaaaacctaaaaaaacattttggaaaacaaacaggagcaacgtgaggttcagtgtcttgcccaaggacactttgatgCAAGGCGGAACCAAACCTCCAAACAGAGGTCGAGTGGTCTACACTGCACCACAGCTCTCACGGCCGAGAAAAATCGTCTGTTGCAAGAAAACGCCGTTCCAAATAAGGTTCAGTTAAAAAGATGAGCAAATGTTATCAATTCAGTCGGGGATGTCCTATAGAGCCTACCTTTGAAGTTTcccattttgttttacttttaacatTTCCTTCAAATTCTGGAAACTACTTTTGCTTTCtgagagttttttctttttgtttcattttttgaaattgtgtttagtttttttggaaCAATGTTTGGGTTTCTGAAATTGtggtttgatttctaaaatgtatttttttttaaattatttgttaagctttttaattgtgattgggatcttaaatgtgtttttgttggtgtgatCTGAGCTCCAGGGCCACCGTAGGAAAGAGCAGGAAAAGCTTTCAGAAACAGAAATCGGCTGCAAACCTGTGACGTGAGTGGCTCTGGCCAGGGTGAGAATCAAAGCACGGTTCAGCTCCTCGGACTCGGCCGACAGGACCGTCTTTGGGTCGTTGAGGAAGCGGGTGAACTGCGGCTGCACCTCTGAACTCCCCAAAGCTGTGATCAGGCGCAGAGCGGTGCTCTCAACACTGAGGACACAGACAGATACATCCTTATTTTAACAAC is a window from the Oryzias latipes chromosome 24, ASM223467v1 genome containing:
- the med23 gene encoding mediator of RNA polymerase II transcription subunit 23 isoform X2 is translated as MIDMALSMESQLQSIFEDVVKTETIEEAFAGMFMDTPEDERTKLISCLGAFRQYWGTLPQDSHEQCVQWIVRFIHTQRSPKRISFLYDCLAMAVETSLLPPRMVCVALISSDSLEWERTQLWALTFKLIRKIIGGVDYKGVRDLLKGVLDKIQTVPITVSSAILQQLLAAREVVEYILDRNACLLPAYFAVTEIRKLYPEGQLSHWILGSLISDFVDSFRPTARINSICGRCSLLPVVNNSGAICNSWKLDPATLRFPLRGMLPYDKDLFEPQTVLLRYVLEQPYSREMVCNMLGLNKQQKQRCPVLEEQLVDLVVYAMERSETEEHFDADVGGTSQLLWQHLSSQLIFFVLFQFASFPHMVLSLHQKLAGRGLIKGRDHLMWVLLQFISGSIQKNALADFLPVMKLFDLLYPEKECIPVPDINKPQSTHSFAMTCIWIHLNRKAQSDNSKLQIPIPHSLKLHHEFLQQSLRNKTLGMSDYKIALLCNAYSTNSECFTLPMGVLVETIYGNASVRTSLPGTNCMASGSVTPLPMNLLDSLTVHAKMSLIHSIATRVIKLAHAKSSIALAPALVETYSRLLVYMEIESLGIKGFISQLLPNVFKSHAWGILHTLLEMFSYRMHHIQPHYRVQLLSHLHSLAAVPQTNQNQLHLCVESTALRLITALGSSEVQPQFTRFLNDPKTVLSAESEELNRALILTLARATHVTDFFTGSDSIHGTWCKDILHTIMSFTPHNWASHTLSCFPAPLQAFFKQNNVPQESRFNLKKNVEEEYRKWKSMAIENDIITHFSMQGSPPLFLCLLWKMLLETDHINQIGFRVLERIGARALVAHVRTFADFLVYEFSTSAGGQQLNKCIEILNDMVWKYNIVTLDRLILCLAMRSHEGNEAQVCYFIIQLLLLKPNDFRNRVSDFVKENSPEHWLQSDWHSKHMNYHKKYPEKLYFEGLADQVNPPIQQQPQYLPIYFGNVCLRFLPVFDIVIHRFLELLPVSKSLETLLDHLGGLYKFHDRPVTYLYNTLHYYERHLRDRTNLKRKLVHAIMSSLKDNRTPGWGLSETYMKCGMNAREDNVWIPDDTYYCKLIGRLVDTMAGKTPGPFPNCDWRFNEFPNPAAHALHVTCVELMALAVPGKDVGNALLNVVLKSQPLVPRESITAWMNAIGLVITALPEPYWVVLHDRIVSVISSPALTSETDWVGYPFALLDFTACHQSYSEMNCSYVLALAHAVWHHSSIGQLSLTPKFLSEVLKPIVQTEFQLLYVYHLVGPFLQRFQQERTRCMLEIGVAFYEMLQAVDQNCQHLSYMDPICDFLYHIKYMYTGDSVKEQVEKIIMTLRPAMKLRLRFITHSSLIETSSSAAAMAASTSSSSSSCGNPQPTPSLSSSNTAASPSTPSQHSHTPM
- the med23 gene encoding mediator of RNA polymerase II transcription subunit 23 isoform X1: MIDMALSMESQLQSIFEDVVKTETIEEAFAGMFMDTPEDERTKLISCLGAFRQYWGTLPQDSHEQCVQWIVRFIHTQRSPKRISFLYDCLAMAVETSLLPPRMVCVALISSDSLEWERTQLWALTFKLIRKIIGGVDYKGVRDLLKGVLDKIQTVPITVSSAILQQLLAAREVVEYILDRNACLLPAYFAVTEIRKLYPEGQLSHWILGSLISDFVDSFRPTARINSICGRCSLLPVVNNSGAICNSWKLDPATLRFPLRGMLPYDKDLFEPQTVLLRYVLEQPYSREMVCNMLGLNKQTLNIAQQKQRCPVLEEQLVDLVVYAMERSETEEHFDADVGGTSQLLWQHLSSQLIFFVLFQFASFPHMVLSLHQKLAGRGLIKGRDHLMWVLLQFISGSIQKNALADFLPVMKLFDLLYPEKECIPVPDINKPQSTHSFAMTCIWIHLNRKAQSDNSKLQIPIPHSLKLHHEFLQQSLRNKTLGMSDYKIALLCNAYSTNSECFTLPMGVLVETIYGNASVRTSLPGTNCMASGSVTPLPMNLLDSLTVHAKMSLIHSIATRVIKLAHAKSSIALAPALVETYSRLLVYMEIESLGIKGFISQLLPNVFKSHAWGILHTLLEMFSYRMHHIQPHYRVQLLSHLHSLAAVPQTNQNQLHLCVESTALRLITALGSSEVQPQFTRFLNDPKTVLSAESEELNRALILTLARATHVTDFFTGSDSIHGTWCKDILHTIMSFTPHNWASHTLSCFPAPLQAFFKQNNVPQESRFNLKKNVEEEYRKWKSMAIENDIITHFSMQGSPPLFLCLLWKMLLETDHINQIGFRVLERIGARALVAHVRTFADFLVYEFSTSAGGQQLNKCIEILNDMVWKYNIVTLDRLILCLAMRSHEGNEAQVCYFIIQLLLLKPNDFRNRVSDFVKENSPEHWLQSDWHSKHMNYHKKYPEKLYFEGLADQVNPPIQQQPQYLPIYFGNVCLRFLPVFDIVIHRFLELLPVSKSLETLLDHLGGLYKFHDRPVTYLYNTLHYYERHLRDRTNLKRKLVHAIMSSLKDNRTPGWGLSETYMKCGMNAREDNVWIPDDTYYCKLIGRLVDTMAGKTPGPFPNCDWRFNEFPNPAAHALHVTCVELMALAVPGKDVGNALLNVVLKSQPLVPRESITAWMNAIGLVITALPEPYWVVLHDRIVSVISSPALTSETDWVGYPFALLDFTACHQSYSEMNCSYVLALAHAVWHHSSIGQLSLTPKFLSEVLKPIVQTEFQLLYVYHLVGPFLQRFQQERTRCMLEIGVAFYEMLQAVDQNCQHLSYMDPICDFLYHIKYMYTGDSVKEQVEKIIMTLRPAMKLRLRFITHSSLIETSSSAAAMAASTSSSSSSCGNPQPTPSLSSSNTAASPSTPSQHSHTPM